The Rhea pennata isolate bPtePen1 chromosome 9, bPtePen1.pri, whole genome shotgun sequence genome has a segment encoding these proteins:
- the AMER3 gene encoding APC membrane recruitment protein 3 has protein sequence MELKRGKTFIKSSVQHEKAPSVHTIPMNKDDTGKDKKTTPEGNQSEAEVQQACLATHKTHRFSSRAARNGAGENSLEKSGSSYKLVRKSKTHDCVTEADKTEQCSSSNRACEEGFSGKGRGRLVNSISFSGVSSSSSKKECVVSPSQSACSSQQMIDYRNFVPQMPFVPAVAKTIPRKRISLKRSKKGLRDIFHIKKNKSDSLTFLAEKDKNLPSRSCKSELSGHLAKYLFKTGETFAADCLSQDCSDSELQSDSSYDCCNTLCEDVASLKSFDSLTGCGEIFADESSAHLELENSKEVLVRRTKHKDSPIMGSFQGGVEQLASPGQNETVEFAKFWDSINKSVRLHQSALFDKKLLKIPSPDVEKAKSQASTSVPDPQASPDRDGDNSKDSSIETGTPKSDNQESTSTSDEGYYDSFSPGQDDEMKEAQTPAIPSKFPRDSYSGDALYELFYDPNEVKINPVLEDDLCTSESVSEQAIEIPLSIYSFHAGAEENMASQPAVDIISQGFFHSTWKGKECLLKLCDTELSLTMGIINWLRKHSGLVSSPDSLHGPQSQPEKSDDTVNSPNPSSDQKASTEAQQGKQSTEEPKTYNLQVSLEESKEATPVSSVNAAERDYSLDFFLNTSNLDIQEREENHHKDSSAICGTVEATRASGYAPQSQANRDNVQISLAENEKMTVSKECETSRGKETSSESLNRETDFQSPENPLLNDNHEAESCYSYKTAATSPLDPLDREGQNKPMYHSLSISRDKPLQPLTLRHFQSYISPTPRENSTNIVQLLERCVTQVASLKINYENKHLEDKCIGNEMNNIICKMSQYQNKLLLQNECSCDAQKSDYSSLPCTNQYNYETNLRASSMYHLKQNGEQICSEDQKSRARILDDVTRSKINFEYAQLNNQALSYLKDFTLDLSPCDSASTTALSRPTFLPLFNSVCSNIPANFSQASYSTNISLAKSLQPKEAKQGSPGVWSYAETPCKGLAGRSALSPHPEPAAPDTAVAGRNHQ, from the coding sequence ATGGAGCTCAAGAGAGGTAAAACATTCATAAAATCCAGTGTGCAACATGAGAAAGCACCATCAGTGCATACTATTCCTATGAACAAAGATGATAcgggaaaagacaaaaagacaacTCCAGAGGGAAACCAGAGTGAAGCTGAAGTCCAACAGGCATGTTTGGCCACACACAAGACCCACAGGTtttccagcagagcagcaaggaaTGGAGCTGGTGAAAACAGCTTGGAAAAATCTGGCTCTTCCTACAAACTTGTAAGGAAGAGTAAAACCCATGACTGTGTTACTGAGGCAGACAAAACAGAGCAGTGTAGCTCCAGCAACAGAGCTTGTGAAGAAGGTTTCTCTGGAAAGGGGAGGGGGCGACTTGTCAATAGCATCAGCTTTTCAGGGGTGTCCAGTTCCAGCAGTAAGAAGGAGTGTGTGGTCAGTCCCAGCCAGTCTGCATGCAGCAGTCAGCAGATGATAGATTACAGGAACTTTGTACCACAGATGCCTTTTGTACCAGCTGTTGCAAAAACCATTCCAAGGAAGAGGATTTCCCTCAAGAGATCTAAGAAGGGGCTCAGAGATATATTTcacataaaaaagaataaatcagacAGCCTCACGTTCTTGGCTGAGAAGGACAAGAATCTACCCTCTAGAAGCTGCAAGAGTGAGCTGTCTGGGCACCTTGCGAAGTATCTTTTCAAAACTGGAGAAACATTTGCAGCTGATTGCTTGTCACAAGACTGCTCAGATAGCGAGCTGCAGTCTGACTCTTCCTATGACTGCTGCAACACTCTGTGTGAAGATGTTGCCTCACTAAAGAGCTTTGACTCCCTCACTGGCTGTGGGGAAATCTTTGCTGATGAGAGCTCTGCTCACCTAGAGCTGGAGAACAGCAAAGAAGTTCTGGTGAGACGAACCAAGCACAAAGACAGTCCCATCATGGGCTCTTTCCAAGGGGGTGTGGAGCAGCTGGCTTCTCCTGGCCAGAATGAGACAGTTGAATTTGCAAAGTTTTGGGACAGCATCAACAAGTCAGTGAGGTTACATCAGAGTGCTCTATTTGATAAGAAGTTACTGAAGATACCCAGTCCTGATGTGGAAAAGGCTAAAAGCCAGGCATCTACATCTGTGCCAGACCCCCAAGCATCACCTGATAGAGATGGTGACAATTCCAAAGATAGCTCCATAGAAACAGGAACACCAAAAAGTGACAACCAGGAATCCACATCCACAAGTGATGAAGGCTACTATGATTCATTCTCTCCTGGACAAGATGATGAAATGAAGGAAGCTCAGACCCCTGCCATCCCCAGTAAATTTCCAAGAGACAGCTACAGTGGGGATGCTCTTTATGAGCTCTTCTATGACCCAAACGAAGTGAAAATAAACCCAGTCCTAGAGGATGACTTGTGCACATCTGAAAGTGTTTCAGAACAAGCCATTGAAATCCCTCTGTCCATTTACAGCTTTCATGCTGGAGCTGAGGAAAACATGGCTTCCCAACCAGCTGTAGACATTATCAGCCAGGGTTTTTTCCACAGCACGTGGAAAGGCAAAGAATGTTTGCTAAAGCTCTGTGATACTGAACTTTCACTGACCATGGGGATAATAAACTGGCTACGAAAACACTCAGGGCTTGTTTCCTCCCCAGACTCTCTTCACGGTCCTCAATCACAGCCGGAAAAGTCTGATGATACAGTAAACTCTCCCAATCCTAGTTCAGACCAGAAAGCAAGTACAGAAGCTcagcaaggaaaacaaagcacagaagaaCCTAAGACATATAATCTTCAGGTGTCTTTGGAGGAAAGCAAAGAGGCAACCCCAGTCTCTTCAGTAAATGCTGCTGAAAGAGACTACAGCCTAGACTTTTTCCTTAACACTTCTAATTTGGATATccaagaaagggaagagaatcACCACAAGGATTCATCTGCAATTTGTGGGACTGTAGAAGCCACCAGAGCATCAGGTTATGCACCACAATCACAGGCAAACAGAGATAATGTGCAGATATCATTAGCTGAGAATGAGAAGATGACAGTTTCAAAAGAATGTGAGACCtccagaggaaaagaaacatcGTCAGAAAGTTTGAACAGGGAGACTGACTTCCAGAGCCCTGAAAACCCTTTACTAAATGATAACCATGAAGCAGAATCATGTTATTCCTATAAGACTGCTGCAACCTCACCCCTGGATCCCCTGGACAGAGAGGGCCAAAATAAACCAATGTATCATTCCCTGTCTATATCCCGTGACAAGCCACTGCAGCCTCTTACTCTGCGACACTTTCAGAGCTACATCAGCCCCACTCCAAGGGAGAACAGCACTAATATAGTACAGCTCTTAGAGCGCTGTGTAACCCAAGTGGCATCCTTGAAAATCAACTATGAGAACAAGCACCTGGAAGACAAATGCattggaaatgaaatgaacaaTATCATTTGTAAGATGTCACAGTACCAAAACAAGTTATTGTTGCAAAATGAATGCAGCTGTGATGCCCAAAAATCAGACTACTCCAGTCTCCCTTGCACAAACCAATATAATTATGAAACAAATCTCAGAGCCAGTAGTATGTATCATTTGAAGCAAAATGGAGAGCAAATTTGCTCTGAAGATCAGAAAAGTAGAGCAAGAATCCTAGATGATGTCACTAGAAGCAAGATAAATTTTGAATATGCCCAGTTAAATAATCAAGCTCTTTCCTATCTAAAAGACTTCACACTTGATCTCAGTCCATGTGATTCTGCCTCTACTACAGCTCTTAGCAGGCCAACATTTTTACCTCTGTTTAATTCTGTCTGTTCAAACATACCGGCTAACTTTTCACAAGCTTCATACAGCACCAACATCTCTCTAGCTAAATCCTTGCAGCCTAAGGAGGCCAAGCAAGGCAGCCCCGGGGTGTGGAGTTACGCAGAGACCCCCTGCAAAGGACTGGCCGGACGGAgtgctctgtcccctcatccagagCCAGCAGCCCCGGACACAGCAGTGGCAGGGAGGAACCATCAATAA